From Streptomyces sp. CMB-StM0423, a single genomic window includes:
- a CDS encoding Hsp70 family protein has translation MRETIDFGIDLGTTNSEIAVFANGRSRIIKNNENWDYTPSAVWMPKPGMIHVGRRARERVEADPDDACAEFKLQMGLEDAAFAFRRAGVSLTPEQLSAEVLKSLRRDAAHDVGEPPTAAVITVPASFALNQSNATGKAAALAGLGEECPLIHEPNAAALAYGVDNAAESAYWMVFDLGGGTFDAAVMSKRDGELQLLQHAGDPHLGGKNIDWAIVEELLAPAVVREFGLRDFARGNEQWRTNFAKLKAAAEAAKIELSRAGETELFVDLRTDGGEETFSYTLTRGALDDLALPFYAQAVKLCREALAQGSLRPDHIDQLLLVGGATLSPGLRELLADPREGLGISIDHSQDPTTVVARGAAIFAGSVRLPAPPQRPTAGTFTAELIYEPQSLDTTGIPVAGKLHSADPVDWTRYSVSLHSPGGNFQSPQVTLDANGGFYTTVAIGAETTTRFTVELTDAAGVRQKLTPDTLSLTHTRTLPAGPVLTHSLGIGKYDGTYGPIVRKGATLPVHGSSKYRTTIALTRTDPDAVIRIPLLEGEEPDAKNNKEVGEVSFRRGDLRYDLPEGSEVEVTYEVKTIGQAKAIVETMDTEFEADVRLQGAQPEHGELVAGLHRLEQRVAELGVRARESGSSGADAVLREIADDMGRLRKQVDNARTDPGTALECEQRLRKLHAQLDDVEREAIEVPRLMLELGDALKECEGLLRRGGGAAERQELERLRGLVNRAMQDGSHRVAELERLLKRARELYLEILNSTGQLDYRFFEELSNSRGMMTPRAEADAALAEGARAYAAKDRFALADVNRRLYAMLPAHAKEEHADKRQEPPGGGLRDPGGLR, from the coding sequence ATGCGTGAAACCATCGACTTCGGAATCGACCTCGGGACCACGAACAGTGAGATCGCGGTCTTCGCGAACGGCAGATCCCGGATCATCAAGAACAACGAGAACTGGGACTACACGCCGTCCGCGGTCTGGATGCCCAAGCCGGGGATGATCCACGTCGGCCGGCGGGCCCGCGAGCGGGTGGAGGCCGATCCGGACGACGCGTGCGCCGAGTTCAAGCTCCAGATGGGCCTTGAGGACGCCGCGTTCGCCTTCCGCCGGGCGGGCGTCTCCCTGACGCCCGAGCAGCTCTCCGCCGAGGTGCTGAAGTCGCTGCGCCGGGACGCCGCCCACGACGTGGGCGAGCCGCCGACCGCGGCCGTGATCACCGTTCCCGCGTCGTTCGCGCTGAACCAGTCCAACGCCACCGGCAAGGCGGCGGCGCTGGCCGGGCTCGGCGAGGAGTGCCCGCTCATCCACGAGCCGAACGCCGCCGCGCTCGCCTACGGCGTGGACAACGCCGCGGAGTCCGCGTACTGGATGGTCTTCGACCTGGGCGGAGGCACCTTCGACGCGGCGGTGATGAGCAAGCGGGACGGGGAGCTGCAACTGCTGCAGCATGCCGGCGACCCGCACCTGGGCGGCAAGAACATCGACTGGGCCATCGTCGAGGAGTTGCTCGCGCCCGCCGTCGTACGCGAGTTCGGGCTGCGGGACTTCGCCCGCGGCAACGAGCAGTGGCGGACGAACTTCGCCAAGCTGAAGGCGGCCGCGGAGGCGGCCAAGATCGAGCTGTCCCGGGCCGGGGAGACCGAGCTGTTCGTCGACCTCAGGACCGACGGCGGCGAGGAGACGTTCTCGTACACCCTGACCCGCGGCGCCCTGGACGACCTCGCCCTCCCCTTCTACGCCCAGGCCGTCAAGCTCTGCCGGGAGGCGCTGGCCCAGGGCTCGCTGCGGCCCGACCACATCGACCAACTGCTCCTCGTCGGCGGCGCCACGCTCTCCCCCGGACTGCGCGAGCTGCTGGCCGACCCGCGCGAGGGCCTCGGCATCAGCATCGACCACAGCCAGGACCCCACCACCGTGGTCGCCCGCGGCGCGGCGATCTTCGCGGGCAGCGTACGCCTCCCGGCACCGCCGCAGCGCCCCACCGCCGGCACGTTCACCGCCGAGCTGATCTACGAACCGCAGTCGCTGGACACCACCGGGATCCCCGTCGCCGGCAAGCTGCACAGCGCCGACCCGGTGGACTGGACCCGGTACAGCGTCTCCCTGCACAGCCCGGGAGGGAACTTCCAGAGCCCGCAGGTCACCCTGGACGCGAACGGCGGCTTCTACACCACCGTCGCCATCGGGGCGGAGACCACGACCCGCTTCACCGTGGAGCTGACCGACGCCGCCGGAGTCCGCCAGAAGCTCACGCCGGACACGCTGTCGCTGACCCACACCCGCACCCTGCCGGCGGGTCCCGTCCTCACGCACTCGCTCGGCATCGGCAAGTACGACGGCACCTACGGCCCGATCGTGCGGAAGGGGGCGACCCTGCCGGTCCACGGCAGCAGCAAGTACCGCACGACCATCGCCCTGACCCGTACGGATCCCGACGCGGTCATCCGCATCCCCCTCCTGGAGGGCGAGGAGCCCGACGCCAAGAACAACAAGGAGGTCGGCGAGGTCTCGTTCCGCCGCGGCGACCTGCGGTACGACCTCCCGGAGGGCAGCGAGGTCGAGGTGACCTACGAGGTCAAAACCATCGGACAGGCCAAGGCCATCGTCGAGACGATGGACACGGAGTTCGAGGCCGACGTGCGGCTCCAGGGCGCCCAGCCGGAGCACGGGGAACTGGTGGCCGGCCTGCACCGGCTGGAGCAGCGGGTAGCCGAACTCGGGGTACGGGCCCGGGAGTCCGGGTCCTCGGGCGCCGACGCCGTCCTCCGGGAGATCGCCGACGACATGGGGCGGCTCCGCAAGCAGGTCGACAACGCGCGCACCGACCCGGGCACGGCGCTGGAGTGCGAGCAGCGCCTGCGGAAACTGCACGCGCAGCTCGACGATGTCGAGCGGGAGGCCATCGAGGTCCCGCGGCTGATGCTGGAGCTGGGAGACGCGCTCAAGGAGTGCGAAGGACTGCTCCGGCGCGGCGGCGGCGCGGCCGAGCGGCAGGAGCTGGAGCGGCTGCGCGGCCTGGTGAACCGGGCCATGCAGGACGGCAGCCACCGCGTCGCCGAGCTGGAGCGGCTGCTGAAGCGGGCGCGGGAGCTGTACCTGGAGATCCTCAACAGCACCGGCCAGTTGGATTACAGGTTCTTCGAGGAGCTGTCGAACAGCCGCGGCATGATGACGCCGCGTGCCGAGGCGGATGCCGCGCTCGCCGAGGGAGCGCGCGCCTATGCCGCGAAGGACCGGTTCGCGCTGGCAGACGTGAACAGGCGGCTCTACGCGATGCTGCCCGCGCACGCCAAGGAGGAGCACGCTGATAAACGGCAGGAACCCCCAGGCGGAGGGCTCCGCGACCCCGGGGGGCTCCGGTGA
- a CDS encoding HAMP domain-containing protein, with product MEDREKQSAATAELRPLLSALRSLRDGDFSARVPEDGEGVLGEVAEAFNRVAVRNEHLASEVSRVRGVVARKGVLDERISASTGQGDWAQIVHDANDLLDALAVPMTHATRVLEAVAEGDLNQHMELRVGTRQLHGDLRSLGVGLNRVVDHLSTFTGEVMRVAHEVGTEGRLGGRASVRGLSGSWRAVTEAVNTMASRLTQQVRDIAAVTTAVASGDLTRKVTVETAGELLELKLTVNTMVDQLSAFADEVTRVAREVGTDGMLGGQAHVRDVSGVWKDLTNNVNLMASNLTSQVRNIAQVTTAVVRGDLSQKITADARGEIRQLMSTVNAMVDQLSAFADEVTRVAREVGTDGMLGGQAQVKNVSGVWKDLTDNVNFMASNLTSQVRNIAQVATAVANGDLSKKIDVDARGEILELKTTLNTMVDQLSAFSSEVTRVAREVGTDGNLGGQAQVRDVSGVWKDLTDNVNFMASNLTSQVRNIALVTTAVANGDLSKKIDVDARGEILELKTTVNSMVQQLRDFADEVTRVAREVGTEGKLGGRAQVHGVSGVWKDLTDNVNFMASNLTSQVRNIAQVATAVANGDLSKKIDVDARGEILELKTTLNTMVDTLSSFSSEVTRVAREVGSEGRLGGQARVEGVSGNWKRLTRSVNELALNLTTQVRAIGEVASSVAKGDMSRSITVEAQGEVADLKNNVNRMVSNLRETTRTKDWLESNLTRIAGLMQGHRDMVEVADLILRELAPLVNAHSELFFRVDSAAADSEGLELIADYGVGGRGREDLQSESPIRGLIAQAVQQKKRILIEDAPQHYVTVESGLGSAPASSILILPILFEDRLLGVIELASFSKFNEIQLTFVDQFAHTIGVSFNTILANARTEALLSQSQRLTSELRTRSEELQRSNAELEEKASLLATSSQYKSDFLANMSHELRTPLNSLLILAQLLADNADGRLSDQEVEFAGTIYQAGSDLLQLINDILDLSKVEAGRIDVRPQRIPLAKLLDYVRATFRPLTVDRGLGFEVTVGDDVPAELHTDQQRIQQVLRNLLSNAVKFTSRGGVELRVERVPAEEFAEDTLRDAETVLAFSVKDTGIGIPAEKLDVVFEAFQQSDGTTNRKYGGTGLGLSISREIAGLLGGRIDAESEEGVGSRFTLYVPAQLPGKALAAASGSATPALEPAEPRRPGKRQTGADRREPRDGRGERPGGPGETQPAAPAVRAPAAGAEGEAARTTARTPGPEAAGAEAVAPEAAGTEAPADRERVDTWPETTRLRQWLSGRPGRVLTGRHVLIVDDDIRNVFALTHMLGRVGISVKYAENGREGFDVLDRSPEISLVLMDIMMPEVDGYEVIRTIRATPRLAGVPIIALTAKAMPGDREKAIEAGADGYVPKPVNVDRLLTAIYEQLESHDRRAGGGRARDGGPAGDSAGDSRGDDPTAPGRAA from the coding sequence ATGGAGGACCGTGAGAAGCAGTCGGCGGCCACCGCCGAGCTGCGACCGCTGCTGAGCGCGCTCAGGTCGCTGCGCGACGGCGACTTCTCGGCGCGGGTGCCGGAGGACGGCGAGGGCGTGCTGGGCGAGGTGGCCGAGGCGTTCAACCGGGTGGCCGTCCGCAACGAGCACCTGGCGTCCGAGGTGAGCCGGGTGCGGGGGGTGGTGGCACGGAAGGGCGTACTGGACGAGCGGATCTCCGCGAGCACCGGGCAGGGCGACTGGGCCCAGATCGTGCACGACGCGAACGACCTGCTCGACGCCCTGGCCGTGCCGATGACGCACGCCACCCGGGTGCTGGAGGCGGTGGCCGAGGGGGACCTGAACCAGCACATGGAGCTACGGGTCGGTACCCGCCAGCTCCACGGCGACCTGCGCAGCCTCGGGGTCGGGCTCAACCGCGTGGTGGACCACCTGTCCACCTTCACCGGCGAGGTGATGCGGGTGGCGCACGAGGTGGGCACCGAGGGCCGGCTCGGCGGCCGCGCCAGCGTGCGCGGGCTGTCCGGCTCGTGGCGCGCGGTGACCGAGGCGGTCAACACCATGGCCTCCCGGCTGACCCAGCAGGTGCGCGACATCGCCGCCGTGACCACCGCGGTGGCCAGCGGCGACCTGACCCGCAAGGTGACGGTGGAGACCGCGGGTGAGCTGCTGGAGCTGAAGCTCACGGTGAACACCATGGTGGACCAGTTGTCGGCGTTCGCCGACGAGGTGACCCGCGTCGCCCGCGAGGTCGGCACCGACGGCATGCTCGGCGGTCAGGCGCACGTCAGGGACGTGTCGGGGGTGTGGAAGGACCTGACGAACAACGTCAACCTGATGGCGTCCAACCTGACCTCCCAGGTCCGCAACATCGCCCAGGTGACCACGGCGGTGGTGCGCGGCGACCTCAGCCAGAAGATCACGGCGGACGCCCGCGGCGAGATCCGCCAGCTCATGAGCACGGTGAACGCGATGGTGGACCAGTTGTCCGCGTTCGCCGACGAGGTCACGCGCGTGGCCCGCGAGGTCGGCACCGACGGCATGCTCGGCGGCCAGGCGCAGGTGAAGAACGTGTCGGGGGTGTGGAAGGACCTGACGGACAACGTCAACTTCATGGCGTCGAACCTGACGTCGCAGGTGCGGAACATCGCCCAGGTCGCCACCGCGGTCGCGAACGGCGACCTGTCGAAGAAGATCGACGTCGACGCGCGCGGCGAGATCCTCGAACTCAAGACGACCCTCAACACCATGGTGGATCAGTTGTCGGCCTTCTCCTCCGAGGTGACCCGCGTGGCCCGCGAAGTCGGCACCGACGGGAACCTCGGTGGCCAGGCGCAGGTCAGGGACGTGTCGGGGGTGTGGAAGGACCTGACGGACAACGTCAACTTCATGGCGTCGAATCTGACGTCGCAGGTGCGGAACATCGCCCTGGTGACGACCGCGGTCGCGAACGGCGACCTGTCGAAGAAGATCGACGTCGACGCGCGCGGCGAGATCCTGGAACTCAAGACCACCGTGAACAGCATGGTGCAGCAGTTGCGCGACTTCGCGGACGAGGTCACCCGGGTGGCCCGCGAGGTCGGCACGGAGGGGAAGCTGGGCGGGCGGGCCCAGGTGCACGGGGTGTCGGGGGTGTGGAAGGACCTGACGGACAACGTCAACTTCATGGCGTCGAATCTGACGTCGCAGGTGCGGAACATCGCCCAGGTCGCCACCGCGGTCGCGAACGGCGACCTGTCGAAGAAGATCGACGTCGATGCCCGCGGGGAGATCCTCGAACTCAAGACGACCCTCAACACCATGGTGGACACGCTGTCGTCGTTCTCCTCCGAGGTGACCCGCGTGGCGCGCGAGGTGGGCAGCGAGGGCCGCCTAGGCGGTCAGGCGCGCGTCGAGGGCGTGTCCGGCAACTGGAAGCGGCTGACGAGGAGCGTCAACGAACTGGCCCTGAACCTCACCACGCAGGTGCGCGCCATCGGCGAGGTGGCCAGTTCGGTCGCCAAGGGCGACATGTCGCGCTCCATCACCGTGGAGGCGCAGGGCGAGGTCGCCGACCTGAAGAACAACGTCAACCGCATGGTGTCCAACCTGCGCGAGACCACCCGCACCAAGGACTGGCTGGAGTCCAACCTGACCCGCATCGCGGGACTGATGCAGGGCCACCGCGACATGGTGGAGGTCGCCGACCTGATCCTGCGCGAGCTGGCACCGCTGGTCAACGCGCACTCCGAGCTGTTCTTCCGGGTCGACTCCGCGGCCGCGGACAGCGAGGGCCTGGAGCTCATCGCGGACTACGGGGTCGGCGGCCGGGGGCGGGAGGACCTCCAGTCGGAGTCCCCGATCCGCGGGCTGATCGCCCAGGCCGTACAGCAGAAGAAGCGGATCCTGATCGAGGACGCCCCGCAGCACTACGTGACCGTCGAGTCCGGCCTGGGCTCGGCCCCGGCCTCCAGCATCCTCATCCTGCCGATCCTGTTCGAGGACCGGCTGCTGGGCGTGATCGAGCTGGCGTCGTTCAGCAAGTTCAACGAGATCCAACTGACGTTCGTCGACCAGTTCGCGCACACCATCGGCGTCTCGTTCAACACCATCCTCGCCAACGCCCGCACCGAGGCGCTGCTGTCGCAGTCGCAGCGGCTGACCTCCGAGCTGCGCACCCGCTCCGAGGAACTGCAGCGGTCCAACGCGGAGCTGGAGGAGAAGGCGTCGCTGCTGGCCACGTCGTCCCAGTACAAGTCGGACTTCCTGGCGAACATGTCGCACGAGCTGCGCACCCCGCTGAACTCCCTGCTGATTCTGGCCCAGTTGCTCGCCGACAACGCCGACGGGCGGCTGTCCGACCAGGAGGTGGAGTTCGCGGGCACCATCTACCAGGCGGGCTCCGACCTGCTCCAGCTCATCAACGACATCCTGGACCTGTCCAAGGTGGAGGCGGGCCGGATCGACGTACGCCCGCAGCGCATCCCGCTCGCCAAACTGCTCGACTACGTACGCGCCACGTTCCGGCCGCTGACGGTCGACCGGGGGCTGGGATTCGAGGTGACCGTCGGCGACGACGTGCCGGCCGAGCTCCACACCGACCAGCAGCGCATCCAGCAGGTGCTGCGCAACCTCCTGTCCAACGCGGTGAAGTTCACCAGTAGGGGCGGGGTGGAGCTGCGGGTGGAGCGGGTCCCGGCGGAGGAGTTCGCGGAGGACACGCTGCGCGACGCGGAGACGGTGCTCGCGTTCTCCGTGAAGGACACCGGCATCGGCATCCCGGCGGAGAAGCTGGACGTGGTCTTCGAGGCGTTCCAGCAGTCCGACGGCACCACCAACCGCAAGTACGGCGGCACCGGGCTCGGCCTGTCCATCAGCCGGGAGATCGCCGGCCTCCTCGGCGGGCGGATCGACGCGGAGAGCGAGGAGGGCGTGGGCTCGCGGTTCACCCTGTACGTACCGGCACAACTGCCCGGCAAGGCGCTCGCGGCCGCCTCGGGGAGCGCGACGCCGGCCCTCGAACCGGCGGAGCCGCGCCGGCCGGGGAAGCGGCAGACGGGCGCGGACCGCCGCGAACCGCGGGACGGCCGGGGCGAAAGGCCGGGCGGCCCTGGCGAGACGCAGCCGGCGGCGCCCGCGGTCCGCGCCCCCGCCGCCGGCGCGGAGGGCGAAGCGGCCCGTACCACGGCGCGGACACCGGGGCCGGAAGCGGCGGGCGCCGAGGCGGTGGCTCCCGAAGCGGCGGGTACGGAAGCCCCCGCGGACCGCGAACGGGTGGACACCTGGCCCGAGACGACGCGGCTGAGGCAGTGGCTCAGCGGCCGACCCGGCCGGGTGCTCACCGGACGGCACGTGCTCATCGTGGACGACGACATCCGCAACGTGTTCGCCCTGACGCACATGCTGGGCCGGGTCGGGATCTCCGTGAAGTACGCCGAGAACGGCCGCGAGGGCTTCGACGTCCTGGACCGCTCCCCGGAGATCTCGCTGGTGCTGATGGACATCATGATGCCGGAGGTCGACGGCTACGAGGTGATCAGGACCATCCGCGCCACGCCGCGCCTGGCAGGGGTGCCGATCATCGCCCTCACCGCCAAGGCCATGCCGGGCGACCGGGAGAAGGCCATTGAGGCCGGTGCGGACGGCTACGTCCCGAAGCCGGTCAACGTCGACCGGCTGCTGACGGCGATCTACGAGCAACTGGAGTCGCACGACCGGCGGGCGGGCGGCGGCCGGGCCCGGGACGGCGGCCCTGCCGGCGATTCGGCCGGCGACTCGCGGGGCGACGACCCGACGGCACCGGGACGGGCCGCATGA